From a region of the Arachis ipaensis cultivar K30076 chromosome B09, Araip1.1, whole genome shotgun sequence genome:
- the LOC107618923 gene encoding ubiquitin-conjugating enzyme E2-17 kDa, whose product MASKRITKELKDLQKDPPVSCSAGPVGDDMFHWQATIMGPADSPYAGGVFLVNIHFPPDYPFKPPKVSFKTKVFHPNINNNGSICLDILKEQWSPALTVSKVLLSICSLLTDPNPDDPLMPEIAHMYKSDRAKYENTARSWTQKYAMN is encoded by the exons ATGGCTTCCAAACGCATTACTAAGGAGTTGAAGGACCTACAGAAGGATCCTCCTGTTTCCTGCAGTGCTG GCCCTGTTGGTGATGACATGTTTCATTGGCAAGCAACAATTATGGGTCCCGCAGACAGCCCTTATGCTGGTGGTGTATTCCTAGTGAACATTCACTTCCCACCAGACTATCCATTTAAGCCACCAAAG GTTTCTTTTAAAACAAAGGTCTTTCACCCTAATATCAACAACAATGGAAGCATATGTCTTGACATTCTGAAAGAGCAGTGGAGCCCTGCTCTTACAGTATCCAAG GTGTTGCTGTCAATTTGCTCACTGCTCACTGATCCCAATCCAGATGATCCTTTAATGCCCGAGATTGCTCATATGTACAAGTCCGACAGAGCCAAATACGAGAATACTGCCCGTTCTTGGACTCAGAAATATGCCATGAACTAA
- the LOC110266963 gene encoding uncharacterized protein LOC110266963, whose protein sequence is MRKSWKDTRLRLYDDYYEPTLSTEENIENRPPGIDRDHWRWYLDYRAKPETKSEQEGRIVSRGELWIKVHKRRDGSYINDEAREIGERLLEIEQQDESSRVLSQNDSIAQVFGREKSGRVRGVGFGPTPSQLFGTNLQPSVNRVQVEETQRKLNELQTELEAKKLKRKAMEDEAATNKKRIKVMDSALIYLFQRQGEELPPEIAAGMLSME, encoded by the exons atGAGGAAGTCCTGGAAAGATACAAGGCTGAGGTTGTATGATGATTACTACGAGCCAACATTGTCGACTGAAGAAAATATCGAGAACCGTCCGCCGGGAATTGATCGAGATCACTGGAGATGGTACCTTGATTATCGTGCCAAACCTGAGACGAAG TCAGAACAAGAAGGAAGGATAGTCAGTAGAGGGGAGTTATGGATCAAGGTTCACAAAAGAAGGGATGGCTCTTATATTAATGATGAGGCAAGAGAAATTGGT GAAAGACTTCTGGAGATTGAGCAACAGGATGAGTCATCTAGAGTATTGTCCCAAAATGATTCCATTGCTCAGGTTTTCGGAAGAGAGAAATCGGGTAGAGTGCGTGGAGTGGGTTTTGGACCGACTCCTAGTCAACTCTTTGGTACAAATTTGCAACCGTCAGTAAACAGAGTACAAGTAGAGGAGACGCAAAGGAAGCTGAATGAACTACAGACAGAACTGGAAGCCAAGAAGTTGAAAAGGAAGGCGATGGAAGATGAAGCAGCAACAAACAAGAAAAGGATAAAGGTAATGGATAGTgctttaatttatctttttcaacgaCAGGGTGAGGAGCTGCCACCAGAGATTGCTGCAGGGATGCTTTCAATGGAATGA